The region GGCCGGGCGTCCAGGCATAATCTTCACTGCCTTCAAGTGTCTGAACGAGTGGGATAATTTTCCTGCCTTCCAGCTCGAGTTTTTTTATCCACCAGTCGTTCTCACTAACTTTATGCACGAAACTGATTGCATCCCGGTCTGGAATCTTATGCAAAGACCGTCCGATACTTTCGCTGACCTTTTCGTTCATGCCGTTTCTAACGTCAGCCAGGTAAAGTGAATTCGGGCTGCCCAACACGAATAAAGCAACCATGTGCCGGCTCGTCCAGGCATGGTAACCAACGGGTTTAATCTTCTCCAACAACAGGGAGGCTTCTCCGCCATCTAAAGAAAATTTCCACAAGCGCTGGGCAGAATCGGCCTCGACACGAACAGTCGAAAAGTGATTTCCGTCCGGCATGACAGTTGGGGAATATTCGCTTTCTTCCGTTTGTGTAATTCTGATGGTTGACTTGGTGTGCGAATTATATTGATAAATATCCGCCTGACCATCCTTCCGAATTGAGGTGTAAAGCAGCCTCTTTCCGTCCGGTAAAAACATCGGCTGGTTATCGTAACCATCCCGATTAGTGATATTCAGCAGAGAACCGACTTCGATGTGACCGTCTTCTATTTTTAAGTCGGCGATGTAAATATCGGTCGCGGGTTGGCTGAGTAGCGGGTTATAAAAAACTATTAAAATACAAAGAGCAGTGAAAATTTTACACATCGGTTTTATTCTCCTTTACTTATGGGGAAAGATCCGGACGATAAGTATTCAAAAACGAAAGAAATTTGGAAACTTCAATCATGTCTTTCCCCAGGAAACTGATGCTATGTGAATCGATTCGTTCGACTGAGGACAAATAACTCAATACTTCTGAAGGCCGATAATTCTTGAACTGAACTTCCAGCTGAATTGGCGCCTCGAGTTTATAGGGATTAAGTTCTTTAATTCTACCAATTGCTTTTTTGGTTTTTTCTTTGATTACTTTGTAAGCGGCTGCGGGTACCATTGTCCTTACAGAGTGGAAACCGTAAGCCCATTTGACAATGGCGCCCTCGATATCTCCCAAAAGCTGAGTGGCTTCTTTTACAATTGCATCATCACCCGAAATCATGATGACCGGAACATTAAAATGACCGGCAATCGCCGCGTTAATTCCGGCCTCCGGCATTGAAATTCCATTTAAGCGAATGTCGGCAAGTCTGGCGCTCGACATGGTGTGGGCTCGAACACCTTCAGGATTAGTGGTGCTGGAATGGTAACCGATGAAAATCACCCCGTCGAATGTTTCATCTATTCCTTGCATCATCATCAAGGGACGTGGCGAGGAGCGAACGACCTGGATATTCTCAGGTAGTTTTTCAATCAATAAATTTTGGCCATTGCCATGAGAATCGCTGACGAGAATTTCCGTGGCTCCTGCCTCAAATGCTGCTTCAATCGCCGCATTCACCTCCTGGGTCATAAATTCACGGAAGCGCTGATACTCAAAACCCGAAGGTCCAAGCTGCTCTCCTGTAACAGCTCCAACCGTTCCCTCCATGTCTGCGGAAATATAGATTTTCAATTTTTCCTGAGCAGCAGCAGTAGAAGTAAGAATTAAAAAGTAGATAAAAAGGTGCGGCAGTAATTTTTTCATTTTTTTCTCCTTAGTTTAAAAACCTTGCAGGTTTTTAAAACCTGCAAGGTTTAACTTCATTCTTTTTTTGACAAAGGTTCGCGGGATTCAGTCTTCCAACCTTTCCAGCCCGGTCCACGGACAACCCTCCCGGGTTTCGCTCCTGTATGTTCTCCATCCTTTAAAACCTGTGTGCCATTGACAAAAACATGATGAACGCCTGTTGAATATTGATGCGGCTTTTCAAAAGTCGCATGGTCTTGAATGCTTTCCGGATCAAAAATCACGATGTCGGCAAGATGACCTGGCTTCAAAGAACCACGGCGTTTAAGTCCGAGATTCTCAGCGGAGAAAGAAGTTAATCGTCTTATGGCTTCTTCCAGAGGAATGATTTTTTCATCGCGAGCATACTTCCCCAAAAGCCTGGCAAATGAGCCGTAGGCCCGCGGATGAGGATTCCTTTTCAAGAAAACCCCCTCGGGTTCCAGTGAGGCCGCGTCAGAATCAAATGCCATCCAGGGGATCGCGATTTTCTTTTTGATGTTTTGTTCAGACATCAGAAAATATATCGTCCCTACTCTGCTATCATCTTCAATGACGAGATTCATCGCCGTTTCAGCAGGGGAGGTTCCACGCATCTCGGCTACCTCGGTTAAAGTTTTACCAGTCAAAGGTTTGAGTGCTTCGGACTTAAAACCGACAAGTAACATTTTTTCAGGACCGGCAGCCAAAAAAAGGTTTTCCCAGTCGTTTGATGAGGTCAACATTTGTTGTTTGACTTTCCTACGAATGCCTTCATCCTTTAATCGGTTTACCCACGCTTTGTGGCCGCCTTCCTGTACCCAGGGTGGCATAGCAGCATCGAGGCCGGTAGCGCCGGCGACATATGTATACATATCTGCTGTAATTCGCAATCCTTCAGCACGCGCAGCTTCCACCTTCGAGATAACCGCATCGAGTTTTTCCCAATTCGGTTTACCGGAGGCTTTTAGATGGTAGATTTCAGCCGGGATGTTCGCTTCCCGGGCAATCGTAATCAACTCATCAACGGCTTCGAGGAGCCGGTTACCTTCGCTGCGAATGTGCGAAATATACATGCCGTCATATTCCGCAGCAACTTTGCAAAGCTCGATGAGCTCATCGGTTTTGGCGTAAAAGGCCGGTGCATAAATCAAGGAAGACCCAACTCCAAGCGCACCTTCCGCCATTGCTTGCCTGACCAGCTCACGCATCCGGCTCAGTTCTTCCGGAGTCGGCGGACGATCATCATAGCCAATTTCATGAATTCGAACAGTAGTCGCTCCAACAAAAGAAGCCACATTGCAGGAAACCCCGCGATCGACTAAATACTCCAAATACTCACCAAGGGTCGTCCATTCGATTTCGTACTTGATATCTCCTTGACTTTCAAGCTCCTCCTGCTTCATTTTCTCGTTGTACGGCCCGTAGGACCAGCCTTCACCAAAAACCTCTAACGTAACACCCTGGCGAATATCACTTTGGGACCGGCCGTCTTCAATGAGCGATTCCGTCGCCCAGCTCAGCATATTGATGAAGCCAGGTGCCACAGCCAACCCACCCACATCGATCTCCTGTTTGCCCTTTACCTGGTCAAGTGAGCCAACCGCAGCAATGGTATCCGCGCTAATTGCAACATCTCCGGAAAAAGGTATTGAGCCGCTGCCATCATAAATCATACCGTTCCGAATAACGATGTCATAGTCCGCAGTTGGGGTGCAAGCGAAACCGGAAATTAGCAGAATTAAAATAAAGCATAATTTTTTCATAACTTCTCCTCCAGTTATTGATAGTATTGTCAAAAGTTTTTGATTTAATATAGGGCTAACTTTAAAATCTTTAGTAGGTTATGTGCGTTCTGGAGTCCTCCCTCGGTTTTGTTGGTATTGAGACCAAAGGGAAGGCGTGACGGATGACGTAGTCCCGTAAATCGCAACAGGAACAAGTTGTGTCTTTTCAGTGGTTTACACAACTCCGCACATGCCTTAAAAACGCATCACCACCACCTTCGACTTTTATAACTAACACCCTTTCTTTCATAGAACTTTTGACACTACCCTGTTAATTTCGTGAAACCTTAACCCGGACAAACCGGAAATTCCAAATATCAAAAAAACAAATCCCAAGCTTGAATGTTCTGGTCGGTGATAAAACTCAAACTGCAAATGACAATAAACAAAACAACAGTGTCGTCCTGAAATAAGTTGACAGTTATTGGTGTTTTTTCTTTCATTTTTTTTAAAATTAAGGGACCCACTATGCTGCATAACGATACT is a window of candidate division KSB1 bacterium DNA encoding:
- a CDS encoding M55 family metallopeptidase, translated to MKKLLPHLFIYFLILTSTAAAQEKLKIYISADMEGTVGAVTGEQLGPSGFEYQRFREFMTQEVNAAIEAAFEAGATEILVSDSHGNGQNLLIEKLPENIQVVRSSPRPLMMMQGIDETFDGVIFIGYHSSTTNPEGVRAHTMSSARLADIRLNGISMPEAGINAAIAGHFNVPVIMISGDDAIVKEATQLLGDIEGAIVKWAYGFHSVRTMVPAAAYKVIKEKTKKAIGRIKELNPYKLEAPIQLEVQFKNYRPSEVLSYLSSVERIDSHSISFLGKDMIEVSKFLSFLNTYRPDLSP
- a CDS encoding PD40 domain-containing protein, with the translated sequence MCKIFTALCILIVFYNPLLSQPATDIYIADLKIEDGHIEVGSLLNITNRDGYDNQPMFLPDGKRLLYTSIRKDGQADIYQYNSHTKSTIRITQTEESEYSPTVMPDGNHFSTVRVEADSAQRLWKFSLDGGEASLLLEKIKPVGYHAWTSRHMVALFVLGSPNSLYLADVRNGMNEKVSESIGRSLHKIPDRDAISFVHKVSENDWWIKKLELEGRKIIPLVQTLEGSEDYAWTPGRSILMAQGSKLFKWKSDKDQNWIEVADFKKAGLTGITRIAVNPTGDKIALVSNRVATE
- a CDS encoding D-aminoacylase, which translates into the protein MKKLCFILILLISGFACTPTADYDIVIRNGMIYDGSGSIPFSGDVAISADTIAAVGSLDQVKGKQEIDVGGLAVAPGFINMLSWATESLIEDGRSQSDIRQGVTLEVFGEGWSYGPYNEKMKQEELESQGDIKYEIEWTTLGEYLEYLVDRGVSCNVASFVGATTVRIHEIGYDDRPPTPEELSRMRELVRQAMAEGALGVGSSLIYAPAFYAKTDELIELCKVAAEYDGMYISHIRSEGNRLLEAVDELITIAREANIPAEIYHLKASGKPNWEKLDAVISKVEAARAEGLRITADMYTYVAGATGLDAAMPPWVQEGGHKAWVNRLKDEGIRRKVKQQMLTSSNDWENLFLAAGPEKMLLVGFKSEALKPLTGKTLTEVAEMRGTSPAETAMNLVIEDDSRVGTIYFLMSEQNIKKKIAIPWMAFDSDAASLEPEGVFLKRNPHPRAYGSFARLLGKYARDEKIIPLEEAIRRLTSFSAENLGLKRRGSLKPGHLADIVIFDPESIQDHATFEKPHQYSTGVHHVFVNGTQVLKDGEHTGAKPGRVVRGPGWKGWKTESREPLSKKE